From a single Adhaeribacter swui genomic region:
- a CDS encoding OmpA family protein, protein MAELNVQPKNKRPVWLWLLLALIALALLFFLLRGCNREQTNTTPDTGMTSDTTAMSRDTTAEFSWNSIDFDAPAATYEEISDSAISVRGNNDYAIYAIDETILFDTDQNTIKPTAASKLKLISESMGKRFANGQVRIYGHTDAQGSAGYNLQLAEQRAEAVKNWLTQNGNITEDRISLHPVGESQPVASNASAAGRQQNRRVEIVVRRSDQG, encoded by the coding sequence ATGGCTGAACTAAATGTACAACCTAAAAACAAAAGGCCTGTATGGTTATGGCTTTTGTTGGCTTTAATTGCATTGGCGTTGCTCTTTTTCTTACTTCGGGGTTGCAACCGCGAACAAACCAATACCACACCTGATACCGGAATGACATCTGACACCACCGCCATGAGCCGGGATACTACTGCCGAATTTTCCTGGAACTCTATTGATTTTGACGCTCCCGCGGCTACTTACGAAGAAATTTCAGATTCGGCTATTTCGGTAAGAGGCAACAACGATTACGCCATTTACGCTATAGACGAAACCATTTTGTTCGACACCGACCAAAATACTATTAAACCAACCGCCGCCAGTAAGTTAAAACTAATCTCAGAATCGATGGGCAAACGGTTCGCTAATGGGCAGGTACGGATTTATGGCCACACCGATGCGCAAGGCTCAGCGGGTTATAACCTGCAGTTGGCCGAACAACGGGCCGAAGCCGTTAAAAACTGGTTAACGCAAAACGGCAATATTACCGAAGACCGGATTTCGTTGCACCCCGTTGGCGAATCGCAACCCGTAGCTTCCAATGCCAGCGCCGCGGGCCGGCAGCAAAATCGCCGGGTAGAAATAGTAGTTCGCCGCAGCGATCAGGGCTAG
- a CDS encoding DUF2382 domain-containing protein, with amino-acid sequence MALDNNDKNYQLQELGGSDYEIAEGQPDIRGWDVKDRQGNTIGEVDELIFDPQSLKVRYMVVDLEDTSLIDTDDNNVLIPIGLAQLHESDDDVLLPNLEAAQLNSLPKYHKNMLNRDYEDSVRNAFAGLGTGAAFAGTASTDYYNHDFYNEDNLYRNRQTGVANTTNEAGTIPIIEEELHIGKQVVETGGARLRSRIIEKPVEESINLREEHVHVERTPVNRPTTDADLATFQEGEIEITEHAEVPVINKEARVVEEISLEKEVEVRDETIRDTIRRTDVEVENLDSDVNLENRRTTDLKNSGTSNI; translated from the coding sequence ATGGCTTTAGATAATAATGATAAAAACTACCAGCTACAGGAGTTAGGTGGTAGCGATTACGAAATAGCAGAAGGCCAACCGGATATTAGAGGTTGGGATGTAAAAGACCGCCAAGGCAACACTATTGGCGAAGTAGATGAGTTGATTTTTGATCCGCAATCTTTAAAGGTACGCTACATGGTAGTTGACCTCGAAGATACCAGTCTGATAGATACGGATGACAATAATGTATTAATCCCAATTGGATTAGCTCAACTCCACGAATCAGATGATGATGTTTTATTACCAAACCTGGAGGCAGCCCAGTTAAATTCTTTGCCTAAGTACCATAAGAATATGCTCAACCGCGATTACGAAGATTCCGTGCGCAATGCTTTTGCCGGCTTGGGAACCGGAGCTGCCTTTGCCGGAACTGCCAGCACTGATTATTACAACCACGACTTTTATAACGAAGATAATTTGTACCGCAACCGGCAAACCGGAGTCGCCAATACTACCAACGAAGCGGGCACCATCCCAATTATCGAGGAAGAGCTGCACATTGGCAAGCAGGTAGTAGAAACCGGTGGAGCCCGTTTACGCAGCCGCATAATCGAAAAACCGGTAGAAGAAAGCATTAATTTGCGCGAAGAACATGTTCACGTAGAGCGTACGCCCGTTAACCGGCCCACTACGGATGCCGATTTAGCTACTTTTCAGGAAGGGGAAATTGAAATTACCGAACACGCCGAAGTACCTGTGATTAATAAAGAAGCCCGGGTAGTTGAAGAAATTTCATTAGAAAAAGAAGTGGAAGTACGCGATGAAACCATCCGGGATACTATCCGCCGCACCGATGTAGAAGTGGAAAACTTAGATTCTGATGTAAATTTAGAAAACCGCCGGACTACCGATTTAAAGAATTCCGGTACGTCCAACATTTAA
- a CDS encoding RNA polymerase sigma factor: MPDNKVTTCPETEEVIWWNNLRKGSEVAYAAIYENYVSVLYTYGCRINPDEEVVKDCLQDLFLTLWKNHATLGATDSIKFYLFRALRREIARKAPKLKILKNDEAATAESSFEDRLITDEESLHHTKALEIALKQLSERQREAIYLKYYQNMSFEEIALMMDISARAVYKLIYRAIDVLQKSYPQTKVQYSGHPEMQLTYLALMLHFSDLL, from the coding sequence ATGCCGGATAATAAAGTTACAACGTGTCCAGAAACCGAAGAAGTAATTTGGTGGAATAACCTGCGGAAAGGGAGCGAGGTGGCTTACGCGGCTATTTACGAAAACTACGTTTCGGTATTATATACTTATGGCTGCCGCATAAACCCGGATGAAGAGGTGGTAAAAGATTGCTTGCAGGACTTGTTTCTTACCTTATGGAAGAACCACGCCACGCTGGGAGCTACCGATAGTATTAAGTTTTATTTGTTCCGGGCCCTGCGTCGGGAAATTGCGCGCAAGGCTCCAAAATTAAAAATTTTAAAAAATGATGAGGCAGCAACCGCCGAATCTTCGTTTGAAGACCGCCTGATTACCGACGAAGAAAGTTTGCATCATACCAAGGCCCTGGAAATAGCTTTAAAACAATTATCTGAGCGCCAGCGCGAAGCCATTTACCTGAAATACTACCAAAACATGAGTTTCGAAGAAATTGCACTTATGATGGATATTTCGGCCCGGGCGGTATATAAATTAATTTACCGCGCCATTGATGTGCTTCAGAAATCTTATCCGCAAACCAAAGTGCAGTATAGCGGGCACCCCGAAATGCAATTAACGTATCTCGCCCTTATGCTTCACTTCAGCGATCTGCTATAA